One genomic segment of candidate division KSB1 bacterium includes these proteins:
- the folE gene encoding GTP cyclohydrolase I FolE, producing the protein MMALIHELLEQLGEDPRRQGLLRTPRRVADAYAFLTAGYHSDVQAILNNALFDEQYSEMVIVKDIDFYSLCEHHLLPFYGRCHVAYIPDGRVVGLSKIPRIVEVFARRLQVQERMTNEIARTLMEVLRPAGVAVVTEARHLCMMMRGIQKQNTVVTNSALLGIFHDDRACREEFMQLIGHRQMS; encoded by the coding sequence ATCATGGCGCTGATTCATGAGCTGCTCGAACAACTGGGCGAGGATCCCCGCCGCCAGGGGCTGCTGCGCACCCCCCGGCGGGTCGCCGATGCCTATGCCTTTCTCACCGCCGGCTATCACAGCGACGTGCAGGCGATTCTCAACAATGCCCTGTTCGACGAGCAGTACAGCGAGATGGTGATCGTCAAGGATATCGATTTTTACAGCCTGTGCGAACATCATCTGCTGCCGTTCTACGGCCGCTGCCATGTGGCCTACATTCCCGACGGGCGGGTGGTGGGGCTGAGCAAAATCCCCCGCATCGTCGAAGTGTTTGCCCGCCGGCTGCAGGTGCAGGAACGCATGACCAACGAGATCGCCAGGACGCTTATGGAAGTCCTGCGCCCCGCCGGTGTCGCGGTGGTGACCGAAGCGCGGCATCTCTGCATGATGATGCGCGGCATTCAAAAACAAAACACGGTGGTGACCAACAGCGCGCTGCTCGGCATCTTTCACGATGACCGTGCCTGCCGCGAAGAATTCATGCAGCTCATCGGCCACCGCCAGATGAGCTGA
- a CDS encoding T9SS type A sorting domain-containing protein: SIASVTVNITDNDAAGVTITESGGSTDVTEGGATDSYTVVLNTVPTDNVTISFATGSQLQPMAALTFTPANALTPQTVTVSAVDDAVAEGSHTGTIAHSASSSDGNYNGLSIASVTVNITDNDVAPPPVKPFVFLANTLTLKRTKQATPAGDMHANGWLTVEKGTPSTYNSNLTAVGKITIQKDNTINGDVTSATAISNAGTITGTSGIAPVAPEPLPSLSYSAGGPTQTVPQNGTLVLAPGSYNHVILNSFSTLQLSSGEYFFTSLRYSNSAVTSAVITIDLSSGDPITLNVVSNLALGPEIEIRLLPNGEGDSELVTFNTLQSTNVTLGREAYLLGSFNAPNAKMTLAKNSQLRGALCANEIVVERDCLFLHHASPGSLPGPGNLPKSALEDEVTDNPQPVTSYELQQNYPNPFNPTTTIRFALPRAGEVSLAIFNTNGQLVKQVASGKYASGRHQIVWDATDERGQRVASGVYLLVLKAGEFTAQRKLVLMK, translated from the coding sequence GAGCATCGCCAGCGTGACGGTGAACATTACCGACAACGATGCGGCGGGCGTCACCATCACCGAATCGGGCGGGAGCACGGATGTGACCGAGGGCGGCGCGACGGACAGCTACACGGTGGTGCTCAACACCGTGCCGACGGACAATGTCACGATTTCTTTTGCCACCGGCAGCCAGTTGCAGCCGATGGCGGCGCTCACTTTCACGCCGGCGAATGCGCTGACGCCGCAGACGGTGACGGTGAGCGCGGTGGATGATGCGGTTGCCGAGGGCAGCCACACCGGCACGATTGCGCACAGTGCCAGCAGCAGCGATGGCAATTACAATGGTCTGAGCATCGCCAGCGTGACGGTGAACATTACCGACAACGATGTGGCACCACCGCCAGTGAAGCCCTTCGTTTTTCTCGCCAATACGCTCACGCTCAAACGCACGAAGCAGGCGACACCGGCGGGCGACATGCATGCAAATGGCTGGCTGACAGTCGAGAAGGGCACGCCGAGCACGTACAATTCCAATCTTACCGCGGTGGGGAAAATCACCATTCAGAAGGACAACACCATCAATGGTGATGTGACTTCCGCGACGGCGATCAGCAACGCCGGCACGATCACGGGCACGTCCGGTATTGCGCCGGTGGCGCCGGAGCCGCTGCCGAGCCTGAGCTATTCTGCCGGCGGGCCAACCCAGACCGTACCACAAAATGGGACGCTGGTTTTGGCGCCCGGTTCATACAACCATGTCATCCTGAACAGCTTCAGCACGCTCCAGCTCAGCAGCGGCGAGTACTTTTTCACGTCGCTCAGATACAGCAACAGCGCAGTGACCTCGGCGGTCATCACAATCGATCTGAGCAGCGGTGATCCAATCACGCTGAATGTCGTCAGCAACCTCGCGCTTGGCCCCGAAATCGAAATCCGGCTGCTGCCCAATGGCGAGGGCGACAGCGAACTGGTCACGTTCAACACGCTGCAAAGCACGAATGTGACCCTGGGCCGCGAGGCGTATTTGCTCGGCAGTTTCAACGCGCCGAACGCGAAGATGACGCTGGCCAAGAACAGCCAGTTGCGCGGCGCGTTGTGTGCCAATGAGATCGTGGTGGAGCGTGATTGTCTGTTCCTGCATCATGCGTCGCCGGGCAGTTTGCCGGGACCGGGTAATTTGCCGAAGTCTGCCCTGGAAGATGAAGTCACCGACAACCCGCAGCCGGTCACCAGCTACGAGTTGCAGCAGAACTATCCCAACCCGTTCAATCCCACGACGACGATCCGGTTCGCGCTGCCGCGGGCGGGCGAGGTGAGTCTGGCGATCTTCAACACCAACGGGCAGCTTGTGAAGCAAGTGGCAAGCGGCAAGTATGCCAGTGGCAGGCATCAAATCGTGTGGGATGCGACCGACGAACGCGGCCAGCGCGTAGCGAGCGGGGTGTATCTCCTGGTGCTCAAAGCGGGAGAATTTACCGCGCAGAGGAAACTTGTGTTGATGAAGTAA
- a CDS encoding 23S rRNA (pseudouridine(1915)-N(3))-methyltransferase RlmH, producing the protein MARFPLELRIVAVGKLRQSHWLAAARDYQQRLQHYFTLEVVDIRDRVGRGLSEAEAVAAEGADIQQALRRQAHLVVLEAQGRRRDTQAFTRWLQHLLEHGPRAIDFVLGGPLGLSATVRNCAQERLSLSPMTLPHELARIVLLEQLYRAGTILRGEKYHK; encoded by the coding sequence ATGGCGCGTTTCCCTCTGGAGCTTCGCATCGTCGCGGTGGGCAAGCTGCGCCAGTCACACTGGCTCGCTGCGGCACGCGATTATCAGCAGCGGCTGCAGCACTATTTCACCCTCGAGGTGGTGGATATCAGGGATCGCGTGGGCAGGGGACTTTCGGAGGCGGAGGCGGTCGCGGCGGAGGGGGCGGACATCCAACAAGCCTTGCGCCGCCAGGCACACCTGGTGGTGCTGGAGGCCCAGGGCCGGCGGCGGGACACGCAGGCGTTCACGCGCTGGCTGCAACACCTGCTGGAGCACGGGCCGCGCGCCATCGATTTCGTGCTGGGCGGTCCGCTGGGTCTGAGCGCAACCGTGCGCAACTGTGCGCAGGAACGGCTGTCGCTCTCGCCCATGACCCTGCCGCATGAGCTGGCCCGCATCGTGCTGCTGGAGCAGCTTTATCGCGCCGGCACGATTCTGCGCGGCGAAAAATATCACAAATAG
- a CDS encoding 4-hydroxy-3-methylbut-2-enyl diphosphate reductase: MSQITSTPPHSGTYFQKGLGLKAFAQEQLARDYHSRVVDYLRRHQYVLRAGNLQFHLAREFGFCYGVERAVEYAYQAREKFPDRRIFLTGEIIHNPHVNRRMLEMEINFLSGQYSRSNDYRMLRPEDVVILPAFGVTREQFRQLSAIGCILVDTTCGSVLNVWKRVEQYARDGFTAVIHGKYAHEETRATSSQALKYPNGRYLVVRDMAETEEVCAFLAGRLSRAEFLTRFRPAVSPGFDPDHDLVKIGVANQTTMLSSESLAIAERLKSAMIEKYGAAEIDRHFRNFDTICSATQDRQDAVLELVQNHGLDLMLVIGGYNSSNTNHLVEIAGQHTHAYHIDDAACLVDARTLRHKPAGQPDEITTSNWLPTGELKIGITAGASTPNNKIGETIVRLAQLRGFNLEDWMLD; encoded by the coding sequence TTGAGTCAGATCACTTCGACGCCGCCGCACAGCGGAACTTATTTTCAAAAAGGGCTTGGCCTGAAGGCCTTCGCACAGGAACAACTGGCGCGTGATTATCACAGCCGGGTGGTGGACTATCTGCGCCGCCACCAGTATGTGCTGCGCGCCGGCAATCTGCAGTTTCATCTCGCCAGGGAATTCGGTTTTTGCTACGGCGTCGAACGCGCTGTCGAGTATGCCTATCAGGCGCGGGAAAAATTTCCCGACCGCCGCATTTTTCTCACCGGCGAAATCATTCACAATCCACACGTCAACCGGCGCATGCTCGAGATGGAAATCAATTTCCTGAGCGGGCAGTACAGCCGGAGCAACGACTACCGCATGCTGCGGCCGGAGGACGTCGTCATTCTGCCCGCGTTCGGCGTCACCCGCGAGCAATTCCGCCAGCTCTCCGCCATCGGCTGCATCCTGGTGGACACCACCTGCGGTTCGGTGTTGAATGTTTGGAAACGGGTGGAGCAATACGCCCGCGACGGTTTCACCGCGGTGATTCACGGCAAATATGCGCACGAGGAAACGCGCGCCACCAGCAGCCAGGCCCTGAAATATCCCAACGGCCGCTATCTCGTGGTGCGCGACATGGCGGAAACCGAGGAGGTGTGCGCCTTCCTCGCCGGCCGTCTCTCCCGCGCGGAATTTTTGACGCGCTTCCGCCCGGCGGTTTCACCGGGCTTCGATCCCGATCACGATCTTGTCAAAATTGGCGTCGCCAATCAAACCACCATGCTCTCCAGCGAATCCCTGGCGATTGCCGAACGTCTCAAAAGCGCGATGATCGAAAAGTACGGCGCCGCCGAAATCGACCGGCATTTCCGCAACTTCGATACGATTTGCAGCGCCACCCAGGACCGCCAGGATGCCGTGCTGGAGCTGGTGCAAAACCACGGCCTCGATCTCATGCTCGTCATCGGCGGCTACAACAGCAGCAACACCAATCATCTCGTCGAGATTGCGGGGCAGCACACCCATGCCTATCACATCGACGATGCCGCCTGCCTGGTGGATGCCCGCACGCTGCGCCACAAGCCTGCGGGCCAGCCCGACGAAATCACCACCAGCAACTGGCTGCCGACCGGCGAGCTGAAGATCGGCATCACCGCCGGGGCCTCCACACCGAACAACAAAATCGGTGAAACCATCGTGCGCCTGGCGCAACTGCGCGGTTTCAACCTCGAGGATTGGATGCTTGACTGA
- a CDS encoding lysophospholipase: MKHETGAFDGRKQQGLFYQCWLPGGGARAVLVVVHGLAEHSGRYLNLVDYFVPRGLAVYAFDQQGHGRSPGRRAHIASFGDFVDDLEIFCGRVRRLQPGLPCLLVGHSMGGTIALAYAVSGRCRCEGLILSAPGLKSNANVPPLLMALSSLLSRCTPTLRAVQLEAAAISRDPQVVAAYENDPLVFHGKITARLGRELLDIMTILEQDCAKLALPLLILHGTADRLTDPAGSQNLLARAAAADKTLKLYPGFYHELFNEPGKETVFADMAEWLEQRIPAA, translated from the coding sequence ATGAAGCACGAAACCGGCGCTTTTGACGGCCGCAAGCAGCAAGGGTTGTTTTATCAATGCTGGCTGCCCGGGGGAGGGGCGCGTGCCGTGTTGGTCGTCGTTCACGGCCTGGCCGAGCACAGCGGCCGCTATTTGAATCTGGTTGATTACTTCGTGCCGCGCGGCCTGGCAGTGTATGCCTTTGACCAGCAAGGCCACGGCCGCTCACCCGGCCGGCGCGCACACATTGCGAGCTTCGGCGATTTTGTCGATGATTTGGAAATTTTTTGCGGGAGGGTTCGGCGGCTCCAGCCTGGTCTCCCCTGCCTGCTGGTTGGCCACAGCATGGGCGGCACCATTGCCCTGGCCTATGCCGTGAGCGGCCGCTGCCGCTGTGAGGGCTTGATCCTCTCGGCCCCGGGCCTCAAGAGCAATGCCAATGTGCCGCCGCTGCTCATGGCCCTCAGCAGCCTGCTCTCACGCTGCACGCCCACCTTGCGCGCCGTGCAGCTCGAGGCCGCGGCCATCAGCCGTGACCCGCAGGTGGTGGCAGCCTATGAAAACGATCCCCTGGTTTTTCACGGCAAAATCACCGCGCGTCTCGGGCGCGAACTGCTCGATATCATGACAATCCTGGAACAAGACTGCGCAAAGCTCGCGCTGCCGCTGCTCATTCTGCACGGTACGGCCGATCGCTTGACCGACCCCGCCGGCAGTCAAAACCTGCTGGCACGGGCGGCCGCGGCCGACAAAACCCTAAAACTCTATCCAGGATTCTATCACGAGCTGTTCAATGAGCCCGGCAAGGAAACCGTGTTTGCGGATATGGCAGAGTGGCTGGAGCAACGCATTCCCGCAGCTTGA
- a CDS encoding GNAT family N-acetyltransferase: protein MSLRTDRYITQTLSPMTLRPVTLPGRHVCLVPLSLTHLEDLCSAGLDEKLWRFTVSPVRNRDDLQAYITTALREQAAGSALPFATCLAATGRAIGSTRFGNFDPANRRVEIGWTWIAQPWQRTAINTEAKYLMLRHAFETLGCLRVEFKTDLLNERSRRAILRLGAQEEGILRNHMITSAGRVRHSVYYSIIDSEWPAVKRNLEEKLARRDNGAAGIPPEGTRSGFSIRQGENA from the coding sequence ATGTCGCTTCGTACTGATCGCTACATCACACAGACCCTGTCGCCAATGACCTTGCGGCCTGTCACCCTCCCGGGCCGCCACGTGTGCCTGGTGCCTCTGAGCCTGACGCATCTCGAGGATCTGTGCTCCGCCGGTTTGGATGAAAAGCTCTGGCGGTTCACCGTTTCGCCGGTGCGCAATCGTGACGACCTGCAAGCCTACATCACCACCGCCCTGCGGGAACAGGCGGCAGGCAGCGCGCTGCCCTTTGCCACCTGTCTCGCCGCCACCGGCCGGGCCATCGGCAGCACGCGCTTTGGCAACTTCGACCCGGCCAATCGCCGTGTCGAAATCGGCTGGACGTGGATTGCGCAGCCCTGGCAGCGGACAGCCATCAACACCGAAGCCAAATATCTCATGCTGCGCCACGCCTTCGAAACGCTGGGCTGCCTGCGGGTGGAATTCAAAACCGACCTGCTGAATGAGCGCTCGCGCCGAGCCATTTTGCGGCTGGGCGCGCAGGAGGAAGGGATTCTGCGCAACCACATGATTACCAGCGCGGGCCGGGTGCGGCACTCGGTGTACTACAGCATCATCGACAGCGAATGGCCGGCCGTCAAACGCAATCTCGAGGAGAAGCTGGCACGCCGCGACAATGGCGCAGCGGGCATACCGCCGGAGGGCACAAGGTCCGGGTTTTCCATCAGGCAGGGAGAGAATGCATGA
- a CDS encoding metal-dependent hydrolase has protein sequence MKLTFLGHSCFLLETGTHRLLLDPFLTGNPVAPVKAEEIVCDFILISHGHGDHVGDAVAIARRTGARIIANHEIATFCGKQGVEAHGMSIGGSRAFPFGRVKLTIAHHGSGYETADGILYMGSPAGFLITAADKVVYHSGDTGLFLDMQLIGQRHAIDVALLPIGDNYTMGIADAVQAVEFLQPRIVIPMHYNTFPVIAADPREFAERLAGGKTRVVILNPGEHFEF, from the coding sequence ATGAAACTCACATTTCTTGGGCATTCCTGTTTTCTGCTGGAAACCGGAACACATCGTCTGTTGCTCGATCCTTTTCTCACCGGCAACCCGGTGGCGCCGGTGAAAGCGGAGGAAATCGTCTGCGATTTCATTTTGATTTCCCACGGTCACGGGGATCATGTCGGTGATGCCGTCGCGATTGCACGCCGCACCGGCGCCCGCATCATCGCGAATCATGAGATTGCGACGTTTTGCGGCAAACAGGGCGTCGAGGCTCACGGCATGAGCATCGGCGGCAGCCGGGCTTTTCCCTTTGGCCGTGTCAAGCTGACCATCGCACATCACGGCTCGGGGTATGAAACCGCCGACGGCATTCTGTACATGGGCAGTCCCGCGGGCTTCCTGATTACCGCCGCCGACAAGGTGGTCTATCACTCCGGCGACACGGGATTGTTTCTCGACATGCAGCTCATCGGCCAGCGCCATGCCATCGATGTCGCCCTGCTGCCCATCGGGGACAACTACACCATGGGCATCGCGGATGCCGTTCAGGCCGTCGAGTTTCTGCAACCCCGCATCGTGATTCCGATGCACTACAACACTTTTCCGGTCATCGCCGCCGACCCGCGTGAGTTTGCCGAACGGCTTGCCGGCGGCAAAACGCGCGTGGTGATTCTCAACCCCGGCGAGCATTTCGAATTCTAA
- a CDS encoding Ig-like domain-containing protein: protein MTSSCQAWLRQAALLGGLLALLLLVSSPAHAQLKLKEAVLAERVAAASVPSNPTPQPGENISVAITVDTRSLEGNDVRLAAYEATLTWRPDILEYTGFTPAPAPWNNPNVQTAGVASGKLGWNAFVPGGDAPGLLTLIHVNFRVIGAPDSSTTLNLAFSVLTTSFTRNLLGLLSITSGSVRVTSANRPPQFTTTIPDTSMDAGDTLAVAVAATDPDGDAISLTPGPLPAFAVFVDHGDGTGTFRFTPGFDDYGIYPGLQVTATDNGVPPLSASTSFTLTVRQVENPPRLEPIADQTMKEGDSLVVGIKASDPDGDDITLAVHGLPAFGTFIDNNDGSGTIIFTPDFTHAGDYRLEVTASDDGTPPLTDRKAFTLTVNNVNRAPVLQPVADQTMSEGSVLELILSANDPDQDSLVYFTANLPAFGVLFNRLDGTALLRLAPSFRDAGVYNNIVIAVRDNGTPVPLADSTTFSLTVTEATEPLLCQVKILSPASGFVSCDSTVTVCFSAGAAGGLAPLTKVCKINGEVTPDSCGTARLTAGRNTITVACTFTDATGTVCVAIDSIHVFASRLTCQLQIDTPADSSFICATTINVSGTLATGGGLGPVTSSCDINGTPVTVGGGAFGATVNLNPGYNTIIATCTQRDSAGCETVCTDRVVVFADTSAPQCTFDFSRLPLITGEAIDEESGILRIEPFNEVNRVVIIEPFAPGARRVRFRSERTQPQGRSGFMLKITNMAGCEIVCDPIYLSLNPEQAPVSFSLPPIDRYLFVNNHGLERIEMRINQHDIKLIARAEGFVRAGNTYFMPFHGPRTIDLEEYLRPGENDYTVAAFGSAGSSADFLITDFRVDDSATGVATGRRQEGSVPTAFILRQNYPNPFNPATRIVFEVPAGWTAPVTLRVFNLQGQLVQTLFDGYVRPGQHTIPWQARTASGQALPSGVYFYQIRSGDFVAVRKMLLEK from the coding sequence ATGACATCTTCCTGCCAAGCCTGGCTCCGGCAAGCGGCCCTGCTGGGCGGATTGCTCGCGCTTTTGCTGCTGGTGAGCAGCCCGGCCCACGCGCAATTGAAGCTCAAGGAAGCGGTACTGGCTGAGCGTGTTGCCGCCGCCTCCGTGCCCAGCAATCCCACTCCCCAACCTGGCGAGAATATTTCCGTGGCCATCACGGTGGATACGCGCTCCCTGGAGGGCAATGACGTCCGCCTGGCGGCGTATGAGGCCACTCTCACCTGGCGGCCGGATATTCTCGAGTACACCGGGTTCACACCCGCCCCGGCACCGTGGAACAATCCAAATGTGCAGACCGCCGGTGTGGCGAGTGGCAAACTCGGGTGGAATGCCTTTGTGCCCGGTGGCGATGCCCCCGGCCTGCTTACCCTGATTCATGTCAATTTCAGAGTCATTGGCGCCCCGGACTCCAGCACCACGCTGAATCTGGCGTTTTCCGTGCTCACCACCTCGTTCACACGCAATCTGCTCGGCTTGCTGTCGATCACCAGTGGCAGCGTGCGGGTGACCTCCGCCAACCGGCCGCCTCAATTCACCACCACCATCCCGGATACCAGCATGGATGCCGGGGACACGCTGGCCGTGGCCGTGGCCGCGACGGATCCCGACGGTGATGCCATTAGCCTCACGCCCGGCCCCCTGCCCGCCTTTGCCGTGTTCGTCGATCATGGCGACGGCACCGGCACGTTTCGCTTCACGCCCGGCTTCGATGATTATGGGATCTATCCCGGTCTGCAGGTGACCGCCACCGACAACGGCGTGCCGCCGCTGTCCGCGAGCACCTCCTTCACGCTGACAGTCCGGCAGGTGGAGAATCCGCCCCGCCTGGAACCGATTGCCGATCAAACCATGAAGGAAGGCGATTCGCTGGTGGTGGGCATAAAGGCGAGCGATCCTGATGGCGATGACATTACGCTGGCGGTCCATGGGCTGCCGGCTTTCGGCACTTTCATCGACAACAATGACGGCAGCGGCACGATCATCTTCACGCCTGATTTCACCCACGCCGGCGACTACCGTCTGGAGGTCACCGCCAGCGATGACGGCACGCCGCCGCTCACCGATCGCAAGGCCTTCACCCTGACCGTGAATAATGTCAATCGCGCGCCGGTGTTGCAGCCGGTTGCGGATCAGACGATGTCCGAAGGCAGTGTGCTGGAGCTGATCTTGTCGGCGAACGATCCCGATCAGGACAGCCTGGTCTATTTCACCGCCAATCTCCCGGCCTTCGGCGTGCTGTTCAACAGGCTCGATGGCACGGCGCTGCTGCGTTTGGCGCCCTCCTTCAGGGATGCCGGGGTTTACAACAACATTGTGATCGCGGTGCGCGACAACGGCACGCCCGTTCCTCTTGCCGATTCCACCACCTTCTCGCTCACCGTGACGGAAGCCACGGAGCCGCTGCTTTGCCAGGTGAAGATTCTCAGCCCCGCCAGCGGTTTCGTGAGCTGTGACAGCACGGTGACCGTGTGCTTCTCGGCGGGGGCCGCCGGTGGTCTGGCGCCGCTGACCAAAGTCTGCAAGATCAACGGCGAAGTCACGCCCGACTCCTGCGGCACGGCCAGACTGACTGCCGGCCGGAACACCATCACGGTGGCATGCACTTTCACCGATGCCACCGGCACGGTCTGCGTTGCGATCGACTCGATTCATGTTTTTGCCAGCCGGCTGACCTGCCAGCTTCAAATCGACACGCCGGCGGACAGCAGCTTCATCTGCGCCACGACGATCAACGTCAGCGGCACGCTTGCGACAGGCGGCGGCCTGGGGCCGGTGACCTCGAGCTGTGACATCAACGGCACGCCGGTGACGGTGGGCGGCGGCGCCTTCGGCGCCACGGTGAACCTGAATCCGGGCTACAACACCATCATCGCAACCTGCACGCAGCGCGACAGCGCGGGATGCGAGACCGTGTGCACCGACCGGGTCGTGGTTTTTGCCGACACCAGCGCGCCGCAGTGCACGTTCGATTTCAGCAGACTGCCGCTGATCACCGGCGAAGCCATCGACGAGGAAAGCGGCATCCTTCGCATCGAACCGTTCAATGAAGTCAATCGCGTGGTGATCATTGAACCGTTTGCGCCCGGTGCCAGGCGGGTGCGCTTCCGCAGCGAACGCACCCAGCCGCAGGGCCGTTCGGGATTCATGTTGAAGATCACCAACATGGCGGGCTGCGAAATCGTGTGTGATCCGATCTATCTCAGCCTGAATCCGGAGCAGGCCCCGGTGTCCTTCAGCCTGCCGCCGATCGATCGCTATCTGTTCGTCAACAACCACGGCCTGGAGCGCATCGAAATGCGAATCAACCAGCACGACATCAAGCTGATTGCGCGGGCGGAGGGCTTCGTGCGCGCAGGCAACACCTACTTCATGCCGTTCCACGGGCCGCGCACCATCGACCTGGAAGAGTATCTCCGGCCGGGCGAGAATGATTACACCGTGGCGGCTTTTGGCTCCGCCGGCAGCAGCGCGGATTTTCTGATCACGGATTTTCGTGTGGATGACTCGGCCACCGGTGTCGCCACCGGCCGCCGGCAGGAAGGTTCGGTGCCCACCGCTTTCATCTTGCGGCAGAACTACCCGAACCCGTTCAATCCTGCGACCCGCATCGTCTTCGAAGTGCCGGCAGGCTGGACAGCGCCGGTGACGCTGCGTGTGTTCAACCTGCAAGGGCAGTTGGTGCAGACGCTGTTCGACGGTTACGTCCGGCCCGGCCAGCATACGATCCCGTGGCAGGCGCGCACTGCCAGCGGCCAGGCACTGCCCAGTGGCGTTTATTTCTATCAAATCCGCTCCGGTGATTTTGTGGCGGTGCGCAAGATGCTGTTGGAAAAATAA
- a CDS encoding DUF2784 domain-containing protein, whose amino-acid sequence MWYRALADAVVVLHLLFILFVLFGGLLVWRWPRCAQLHLPAMLWGAAIEFTNGTCPLTPLENWLRQRGAATGYHTSFIEHYLIPLIYPATLTPRMQFFGGMLVLLSNAVIYFLLLRRRRRTRI is encoded by the coding sequence ATGTGGTATCGCGCGCTGGCAGATGCAGTAGTGGTGCTGCATCTGCTCTTCATCCTGTTTGTCCTGTTCGGCGGTCTGCTGGTGTGGCGCTGGCCGCGTTGCGCCCAGCTGCATTTACCGGCAATGCTGTGGGGTGCCGCGATCGAGTTCACCAACGGCACATGCCCGCTCACACCGCTGGAAAACTGGCTGCGTCAACGGGGCGCGGCCACCGGCTACCACACCAGCTTCATCGAACACTATTTGATCCCGCTCATCTATCCCGCCACCCTCACGCCGCGCATGCAATTTTTTGGGGGGATGTTGGTGTTGCTCAGCAATGCCGTCATTTATTTTCTCCTGCTGCGCCGCCGGCGCCGGACAAGAATTTGA
- a CDS encoding IMPACT family protein, with translation MTEAAKPFHTIAAACEAEVRVRDSRFIAWLAPAQSRAQAEALIAARARQFADARHNCYAFRLGLGEQLLAHSSDAQEPSGSAGRPMLQTLAAHQLTNLVAVVSRYFGGTKLGIGGLMRAYSSAVQAAIARATLVPLHPRTHLRLTYSYHHSAAVEKALHQYQAKTLASDFGTAISRLVVIRRDLEPAFRSSLTDWSGGRVQIQAVEEPPGTA, from the coding sequence TTGACTGAGGCGGCGAAACCTTTCCACACCATTGCCGCCGCCTGCGAAGCCGAAGTGCGGGTGAGGGACTCGCGTTTCATTGCCTGGCTGGCGCCCGCACAATCACGCGCGCAGGCCGAGGCCCTGATCGCGGCGCGCGCCCGGCAATTTGCCGATGCCCGCCACAACTGTTACGCCTTTCGCCTCGGCTTGGGTGAGCAGTTGCTCGCCCACAGCAGCGATGCGCAGGAGCCTTCCGGCAGCGCCGGCAGGCCGATGTTGCAGACCCTCGCCGCCCATCAACTCACCAACCTCGTGGCCGTGGTCTCCAGATATTTTGGCGGCACCAAACTCGGCATCGGCGGCTTGATGCGGGCCTACAGCAGCGCGGTGCAAGCCGCAATTGCGCGCGCCACCCTGGTGCCGCTGCATCCCCGCACTCATCTGCGCCTGACCTACTCCTACCACCATTCCGCCGCGGTGGAAAAAGCCCTGCATCAATATCAAGCCAAAACGCTGGCCAGCGACTTCGGCACGGCGATCAGCCGTCTGGTCGTGATTCGCCGGGATCTGGAGCCGGCATTTCGCAGCAGCCTGACCGACTGGAGCGGCGGCCGCGTGCAGATTCAAGCCGTAGAGGAGCCGCCAGGCACTGCCTGA